From the Halorhabdus utahensis DSM 12940 genome, one window contains:
- a CDS encoding 50S ribosomal protein L21e, which yields MPSSNGPLEGTRNKLKNDPRDRGTSPPQRAIQEFDVGTSVHLDIDPSVADGRFHPRFSGHTGEVIGEQGTAYKVQINDGGKDKTIIVKPAHLREQTEE from the coding sequence ATGCCTAGTTCCAACGGACCCCTCGAAGGCACGCGTAACAAGCTCAAAAACGACCCACGCGACCGCGGAACCTCACCGCCTCAGCGTGCGATCCAGGAGTTCGACGTCGGGACCTCGGTCCACCTCGATATCGACCCCAGCGTTGCGGACGGTCGGTTCCACCCGCGATTCTCCGGTCACACCGGTGAAGTGATCGGAGAACAGGGAACGGCCTACAAGGTCCAGATCAACGACGGTGGCAAGGACAAGACGATCATCGTCAAGCCGGCTCACCTGCGCGAACAGACAGAGGAGTAG
- a CDS encoding 16S ribosomal RNA methyltransferase A encodes MAGEDAADGPNVGGRDPDALLARAGARGDPDQDQHFLVDDRVLDRIPTYATEAGIDLGHVLEIGAGNGALTDRLLAVADWVTAVERDPDLAAFLRTEFADAIEAGRLTVIEGDALEVDLPDYTASISNLPYGASSEILFRLLPAGKPLIAMVQAEFADRMAADPGSDDYGRLSVTAGHYADVEVVEPVPPEAFSPPPAVDSALVRALPREPNYTVPDDDFFLGFVKAVFTQRRKTVRNGIRNTAHISGLDDPDAVVDAADEELLRKRAGDLSPTDFAELASLAHEVGLDSDD; translated from the coding sequence ATGGCCGGCGAAGACGCTGCTGACGGACCGAACGTTGGGGGTCGTGATCCGGATGCCCTCCTGGCCCGCGCTGGCGCGAGGGGCGATCCCGACCAGGATCAGCATTTCCTCGTCGACGACCGCGTCCTCGATCGGATCCCGACGTATGCGACCGAGGCGGGGATCGATCTCGGTCACGTTCTGGAGATCGGGGCGGGCAACGGCGCGCTCACCGATCGGCTGCTCGCGGTCGCCGACTGGGTGACTGCTGTCGAGCGTGATCCCGATCTGGCCGCGTTTCTCCGAACAGAGTTCGCGGATGCGATCGAGGCGGGACGACTCACGGTGATCGAAGGCGACGCCCTCGAGGTGGATCTGCCCGACTACACCGCTTCGATCTCGAACCTGCCGTATGGCGCATCGAGCGAGATCCTCTTCCGGTTGCTCCCCGCGGGGAAGCCACTGATCGCGATGGTCCAGGCCGAGTTCGCCGACCGGATGGCTGCCGATCCGGGGAGCGACGACTACGGTCGGCTGTCGGTGACGGCAGGCCACTACGCCGACGTCGAGGTCGTCGAACCAGTTCCGCCCGAAGCCTTCTCGCCACCGCCCGCTGTCGACAGCGCACTTGTCCGGGCGTTGCCTCGCGAACCGAACTATACGGTCCCGGACGACGACTTCTTCCTGGGATTCGTCAAGGCCGTGTTCACCCAGCGACGAAAAACCGTCCGGAACGGGATCAGGAACACCGCTCACATCTCGGGACTCGACGATCCCGACGCGGTCGTCGATGCGGCCGACGAGGAACTGCTTCGCAAGCGCGCAGGCGATCTCTCGCCCACCGACTTCGCCGAACTGGCGAGTCTCGCTCACGAAGTCGGCCTCGATAGCGATGACTGA
- a CDS encoding UbiX family flavin prenyltransferase, protein MERVIVGITGASGIPIAVRTVEALAEHAEVVTVVTDAAESVMTHESGSREETMDRLRDASAAMYGESDIHAPIASGSVDADGMVIVPASMATVSDVATGRSDDLVARAADVCLKERRRLVVVPRETPLSQLHLENLTKLAELGVDVVPPMLGFYFDPEEPGDFVDHVVGKILERFDLDHDRYDEWNSS, encoded by the coding sequence ATGGAGCGAGTCATCGTCGGGATCACCGGCGCGTCGGGCATTCCGATCGCCGTTCGAACGGTCGAAGCGCTCGCCGAACACGCCGAGGTGGTCACGGTCGTCACCGACGCTGCTGAATCGGTGATGACCCACGAATCCGGCTCCCGCGAGGAGACGATGGATCGGCTTCGGGACGCGTCAGCGGCGATGTACGGCGAGAGCGACATCCACGCGCCGATCGCTTCGGGGTCGGTCGACGCCGACGGCATGGTGATCGTCCCGGCGTCGATGGCGACCGTCTCCGACGTGGCGACCGGCCGGTCGGATGACCTCGTCGCGCGGGCGGCCGATGTTTGTCTCAAGGAACGCCGCCGGCTGGTGGTCGTTCCCCGGGAGACGCCGTTGAGTCAACTACATCTGGAGAACCTGACCAAACTCGCCGAGTTGGGCGTCGACGTTGTGCCGCCGATGCTCGGCTTTTATTTCGATCCCGAGGAACCCGGGGACTTCGTCGATCACGTCGTCGGGAAGATCCTCGAACGCTTCGACCTCGATCACGACCGCTACGACGAGTGGAACTCGTCGTGA
- a CDS encoding HVO_2753 family zinc finger protein has translation MSESQQKRTQKCISCGINITGTNAAAFKCPDCGHQIYRCPTCRKQSNLYECPDCGFTGP, from the coding sequence ATGAGCGAGAGTCAACAAAAACGCACGCAGAAGTGTATCTCCTGCGGTATCAACATCACCGGAACGAACGCCGCCGCGTTCAAGTGTCCCGACTGTGGCCACCAGATCTACCGGTGTCCGACCTGCCGCAAGCAGAGCAACCTCTATGAGTGTCCCGACTGTGGCTTTACGGGACCCTGA
- a CDS encoding elongation factor 1-beta, translated as MGDVAANIKVMPESPEVDLDELQDRLEQSLPEGAKINSVERDDVAFGLVALLPTVIVPDDAGGTEAVEEAFSDVDDVESVSVEEVGRL; from the coding sequence ATGGGAGACGTAGCAGCCAACATCAAGGTAATGCCGGAGAGTCCTGAGGTCGATCTCGACGAGCTTCAGGACCGACTCGAACAGTCCCTGCCAGAGGGCGCAAAGATAAACAGTGTCGAACGCGACGACGTGGCCTTTGGCCTGGTCGCACTCCTGCCGACGGTGATCGTCCCAGACGACGCCGGTGGGACCGAGGCCGTCGAGGAGGCGTTCAGCGACGTCGATGACGTCGAGAGCGTTTCCGTCGAAGAAGTCGGCCGTCTCTGA
- a CDS encoding aconitase X → MHLTQHEEDLLESDNDAVRKAMELLVKLGDIYGAEEMIEIESAQASGISYKSIGDPGVEFLEGFAEEGAEASVPTFANPAGMDFERWEELGIDEAFAEKQKRIRDALKEMGIVLSFTCTPYLAGNLPRRGQHVAWAESSAVSFVNSVVGAKTNREGGPSALAAAITGRTPRYGLHLEENRQPTFRIDVEANIESQADFAALGSWTGRLVEDGKPYFTGINSGGTDDLKALGAAMAATGAVALHFVEGVTTEMEPPENVETATFGEGELQAEYEELTTADDPELVVIGCPHCSPEEIQDVAATVEGKTLSSDLWVCTSASVKTWADRNGLTETIEAAGGKVLADTCNVVSPIEELGYESSATDSAKAATYLPGFCNQDVAFNDKEALLAEVTE, encoded by the coding sequence ATGCACCTGACACAACACGAGGAAGACTTGCTCGAATCGGACAACGACGCTGTCCGGAAGGCGATGGAACTGCTCGTGAAGCTCGGCGATATCTACGGGGCCGAGGAGATGATCGAGATCGAATCGGCCCAGGCCTCCGGCATTTCCTATAAGTCGATCGGCGATCCCGGCGTCGAGTTCCTGGAGGGATTTGCGGAGGAAGGCGCGGAAGCGTCGGTTCCCACGTTCGCCAACCCGGCCGGGATGGACTTCGAGCGCTGGGAGGAACTCGGCATCGACGAGGCGTTCGCCGAGAAACAGAAACGCATCCGGGATGCACTCAAGGAGATGGGGATCGTCCTCTCGTTTACCTGTACACCCTACCTCGCGGGCAATCTCCCGCGGCGTGGCCAGCACGTCGCCTGGGCCGAATCCTCGGCCGTCTCCTTCGTCAACAGCGTGGTTGGGGCGAAGACCAATCGGGAGGGCGGCCCCTCCGCGCTGGCGGCGGCGATCACGGGTCGGACGCCGAGATACGGCCTCCACCTGGAAGAAAACCGCCAGCCGACGTTCCGGATCGACGTCGAGGCCAACATCGAGAGCCAGGCCGACTTCGCGGCGCTGGGCTCCTGGACGGGGCGCCTCGTCGAGGACGGCAAGCCCTACTTCACGGGGATCAATTCGGGCGGGACGGACGACCTGAAGGCCCTCGGGGCGGCGATGGCCGCCACGGGCGCGGTCGCGCTCCACTTCGTCGAGGGTGTCACGACCGAGATGGAGCCGCCCGAGAACGTCGAGACGGCGACCTTCGGCGAGGGCGAGTTACAGGCCGAATACGAGGAACTCACGACCGCCGACGATCCCGAACTCGTGGTCATCGGGTGTCCGCATTGCTCACCCGAGGAGATCCAGGACGTGGCCGCGACCGTCGAGGGCAAGACGCTCTCCAGCGATCTGTGGGTCTGTACGAGCGCGTCGGTCAAGACCTGGGCCGACCGGAACGGGCTGACTGAAACGATCGAGGCAGCCGGCGGCAAAGTCCTTGCGGACACCTGCAACGTCGTCTCGCCAATCGAAGAGCTGGGTTATGAGTCCAGCGCGACCGACTCGGCGAAGGCCGCGACGTATCTCCCCGGCTTTTGCAACCAGGACGTGGCGTTCAACGACAAGGAGGCGCTCCTTGCGGAGGTGACAGAGTGA
- the hisF gene encoding imidazole glycerol phosphate synthase subunit HisF, translating into MTLTKRIIPCIDVDLDEDGNAAVYTGVNFEDLQYTGDPVEMAKEYNEAGADEFVFLDITASADGRETMLDTVERVADEVFIPLTVGGGIRTKADIKETLRAGADKVSINTGAIENPDLIEAGATAFGNQCIVISVDARRRYDEAGEYYEQIDGESVWFEATVKGGREGTGMDVVEWVREAEDRGAGELFVNSIDADGTKDGYDIPLTRAVTENVDTPVIASSGCGGPEDMYEVFTDAGADAGLAASIFHFGEYSITETKEYLDERGVPVRL; encoded by the coding sequence ATGACGCTCACCAAACGTATCATCCCCTGTATCGACGTGGATCTCGACGAGGACGGCAACGCCGCCGTCTACACGGGCGTGAACTTCGAGGATCTCCAGTACACGGGCGACCCAGTCGAGATGGCCAAGGAGTACAACGAAGCCGGCGCGGACGAGTTCGTCTTCCTGGACATCACCGCGAGCGCCGACGGGCGGGAGACGATGCTCGACACCGTCGAGCGCGTCGCCGACGAGGTGTTCATCCCGCTCACCGTCGGCGGCGGGATCCGCACCAAAGCGGACATCAAGGAGACCCTGCGGGCCGGCGCTGACAAGGTGTCGATCAACACCGGCGCGATCGAAAACCCCGACCTCATCGAGGCGGGCGCGACTGCCTTCGGCAACCAGTGCATCGTCATCTCCGTCGACGCCCGCCGGCGCTACGACGAGGCCGGCGAGTACTACGAGCAGATCGACGGCGAATCGGTCTGGTTCGAGGCGACCGTCAAGGGCGGCCGCGAGGGGACCGGCATGGACGTTGTCGAGTGGGTCCGCGAGGCCGAGGATCGGGGCGCGGGCGAGCTGTTCGTCAACTCCATCGACGCCGACGGCACCAAGGACGGCTACGACATCCCGCTGACGCGGGCCGTGACCGAGAACGTCGACACGCCCGTCATCGCCTCTTCGGGGTGCGGTGGTCCCGAGGACATGTACGAGGTGTTCACCGACGCCGGAGCTGACGCCGGACTGGCGGCGTCGATCTTCCACTTCGGCGAGTACTCGATCACCGAGACGAAGGAGTACCTCGACGAGCGTGGCGTTCCGGTCCGGCTGTAA
- a CDS encoding UbiD family decarboxylase, protein MGLRDFLREEAQTTLTDPVDPRFELPALAVQKETQPTVFEDVEGYPDVRAVANTLGSREMIGWALGVEAASIVDAMGSAMNEPLPVEETADPSFEHVASEPTIDEHVPIPIFYDEHERQYFASSVVIAEDPETGVTNCSFHRMMFDEGNRLVMRLVERHLHDMYSRTEGGLDVAIVMGVHPAVELATATSFAPEKSELALANRLLDGELATADADGIQVPADAEIVMRATITDERSEEGPFVDLSRTWDRTRQQPVVEVDDLYMRPDPYARIIVPGRTEHANLMGIPQEPRIYRIVENTVPTVENVVLTPGGCSWLHGVVQLEKRSEGDPKNAGMAALAGHPSMKKVTVVDSDIDPADPTAVEWATATRMQPDEDITVIENAKGSSLDPSQDYDRGTLAKWIVDATVPGDRDRADFAEVTVPGADEIDLADYQ, encoded by the coding sequence ATGGGGTTACGAGACTTTCTGCGGGAGGAAGCACAGACGACACTCACCGATCCAGTCGATCCCCGATTCGAACTCCCGGCCCTGGCCGTCCAGAAGGAGACACAGCCGACTGTCTTCGAGGATGTCGAGGGGTATCCTGACGTTCGCGCGGTGGCCAACACGCTCGGCTCCCGGGAGATGATCGGGTGGGCGCTCGGCGTCGAGGCCGCCTCGATCGTCGATGCGATGGGGTCGGCGATGAACGAGCCGCTGCCCGTCGAAGAGACGGCTGACCCGTCCTTCGAGCACGTCGCGAGCGAGCCGACCATCGACGAGCACGTCCCGATCCCGATCTTCTATGACGAGCACGAACGCCAGTACTTCGCGTCTTCGGTCGTGATCGCCGAGGATCCAGAAACTGGCGTCACCAACTGCTCGTTCCACCGGATGATGTTCGACGAAGGCAATCGACTCGTGATGCGGCTGGTCGAACGCCACCTCCACGATATGTATTCCCGGACGGAAGGTGGGCTGGACGTGGCGATCGTGATGGGCGTCCATCCGGCAGTCGAGTTGGCGACTGCCACGTCGTTTGCGCCGGAGAAGAGCGAACTCGCGCTGGCGAATCGCTTGCTGGATGGCGAGCTTGCGACCGCCGACGCCGACGGAATCCAGGTTCCGGCCGACGCCGAGATCGTCATGCGGGCGACGATCACCGACGAGCGGAGCGAGGAAGGCCCTTTCGTCGACCTCTCGCGGACGTGGGATCGGACGCGCCAGCAACCCGTCGTCGAGGTCGATGACCTCTACATGCGACCCGATCCCTACGCGCGGATCATCGTCCCCGGTCGCACCGAACACGCCAACCTCATGGGCATCCCCCAGGAGCCCCGGATCTACCGGATCGTCGAGAACACCGTCCCGACGGTCGAGAACGTCGTGTTGACGCCGGGCGGGTGCTCGTGGCTCCACGGCGTCGTCCAGCTCGAGAAGCGCTCGGAAGGCGACCCCAAAAACGCCGGGATGGCCGCGCTGGCGGGCCACCCTTCGATGAAGAAGGTCACCGTCGTCGACAGCGACATCGACCCCGCCGATCCCACCGCGGTCGAGTGGGCCACCGCCACGCGGATGCAACCCGACGAGGACATCACCGTCATCGAGAACGCCAAGGGCTCGTCGCTGGACCCCTCCCAGGACTACGACCGGGGGACGCTCGCGAAGTGGATCGTCGACGCGACCGTGCCCGGCGACCGGGACCGGGCCGACTTCGCGGAAGTGACCGTTCCCGGTGCCGACGAGATAGATCTCGCGGACTATCAGTGA
- a CDS encoding alanyl-tRNA editing protein, with amino-acid sequence MTELLYLPDADDVTDFEATVVEATEESIVLDGTYFYPEGGGQPADRGTIEWDGGAAAVVDVRKDHGEVHHEIDDVEGDLPAEGETAIGQIDENRREAHRRMHTAQHILSRVVLGAFDATTAGNQIHADCSRIDFEPADFDDADLELIEERTNEVIERDLRVNKDERPRETVEETVAEGRSNLSLLPDHVEELRVVEIDDFDMCPCGGTHVDRTGEIGPIEITNRLSKGAEVERIEFEFRED; translated from the coding sequence ATGACCGAACTGCTGTACCTGCCGGACGCCGACGACGTGACCGACTTCGAGGCGACGGTCGTCGAAGCGACCGAGGAGTCGATCGTTCTCGATGGAACCTACTTCTACCCGGAGGGCGGGGGTCAGCCGGCCGATCGTGGGACGATCGAGTGGGACGGGGGCGCTGCGGCGGTCGTCGACGTCCGAAAGGACCACGGCGAGGTTCACCACGAGATCGACGACGTCGAGGGCGATTTGCCGGCGGAAGGCGAAACAGCCATAGGACAGATCGACGAGAACCGCCGCGAGGCCCACCGCCGAATGCACACCGCCCAGCACATCCTCTCGCGAGTCGTCCTCGGAGCATTCGACGCCACCACGGCGGGCAACCAGATCCACGCTGACTGCTCCCGGATCGACTTCGAGCCTGCCGACTTCGACGACGCGGACCTCGAACTGATCGAAGAGCGAACCAACGAGGTGATCGAGCGCGATCTGCGGGTCAATAAGGACGAGCGACCACGGGAGACCGTCGAGGAGACCGTCGCCGAGGGACGGTCGAACCTTTCACTCCTTCCAGATCACGTCGAGGAATTGCGGGTCGTCGAGATCGATGACTTCGACATGTGCCCTTGCGGCGGAACCCACGTCGACCGGACGGGCGAGATCGGCCCGATCGAGATCACGAATCGACTCTCGAAGGGTGCCGAGGTCGAGCGGATCGAGTTCGAGTTTCGCGAGGACTAA
- a CDS encoding aconitase X swivel domain-containing protein — translation MSSESSDSAAEGAIDAEPITEGQGRGEVLRSDVPISFYGAVEPDTGEFIEDGHPLEGENIAGKVLVFPRGKGSTVGSYVLYGLANNDCAPAAIVNEETETIVATGAILGEIPCLDSPDADLETLEDGERVAVDADAGTIRRV, via the coding sequence ATGAGTTCTGAATCGAGCGACTCGGCGGCCGAAGGAGCGATCGACGCCGAGCCGATCACCGAGGGGCAGGGCCGCGGCGAAGTCCTCCGTTCCGACGTGCCGATCAGCTTCTACGGCGCAGTCGAGCCGGACACCGGCGAGTTCATTGAGGACGGTCATCCCCTGGAGGGCGAGAACATTGCGGGCAAAGTCCTGGTCTTCCCGCGGGGGAAAGGGTCGACGGTGGGCTCGTATGTCCTCTACGGGCTGGCGAACAACGACTGTGCACCCGCCGCGATCGTCAACGAGGAGACCGAGACGATCGTGGCCACGGGGGCGATCCTCGGGGAGATTCCCTGCCTGGACTCGCCCGACGCGGACCTGGAAACGCTCGAAGACGGGGAACGCGTCGCGGTCGACGCCGACGCGGGCACCATCAGGCGGGTGTGA
- a CDS encoding GNAT family N-acetyltransferase, which produces MSITIREAASEDVPSLEILRRQAIEAACSDVYDRERFADLVATPDDRLPMWVEGSGTVLVAETSITSVGYVVVEDGNVHGIYTSPDYRREGFARSLLEAAQRHAGDHNWSHLRAVAPEVSAGFFEACGFTAVGTDDWHGLPGTVFEKQIEP; this is translated from the coding sequence ATGTCCATCACGATACGCGAGGCAGCCAGCGAGGACGTCCCCAGTCTGGAGATACTCCGTCGGCAGGCGATCGAGGCGGCGTGCAGCGATGTCTACGACCGGGAGCGCTTTGCTGACCTGGTCGCGACACCTGACGATCGGCTGCCGATGTGGGTCGAGGGCTCGGGGACGGTGCTGGTGGCGGAGACGTCGATCACGTCTGTCGGCTACGTGGTCGTCGAGGACGGGAACGTTCACGGCATATACACCAGCCCGGACTACCGGCGCGAGGGGTTCGCGAGGTCGCTGCTCGAAGCGGCCCAGCGCCATGCTGGTGACCACAACTGGTCGCACCTCCGAGCCGTCGCGCCCGAGGTATCCGCCGGGTTCTTCGAGGCCTGTGGATTCACCGCTGTCGGTACCGACGACTGGCACGGCCTTCCGGGAACAGTCTTTGAGAAACAGATCGAACCGTAA
- a CDS encoding DUF655 domain-containing protein, whose protein sequence is MSSDESDTDVATAVVLDHLPRGRSDDDRPQYEKEPLAYAVATADFQLLEMTLIDDADISFGDIIDLDGEVIETRRTVDYGDLSSGAQSELDYAIEDIVEDNEGRFVDFFNDAQPITTRLHSLNLLPGIGKKLRNGILDERKRKPFESFEELTERVDGLHNPKEVLVDRILEEIREEDLKYRTFARRDD, encoded by the coding sequence ATGAGCAGTGATGAGTCTGATACAGACGTGGCGACGGCCGTCGTTCTCGATCATCTCCCCCGCGGCCGGTCGGACGACGATCGTCCACAGTACGAAAAAGAGCCGCTGGCGTACGCAGTGGCGACTGCGGACTTTCAGCTCCTCGAAATGACGCTTATCGACGACGCCGACATCTCCTTCGGCGATATCATCGACCTCGATGGCGAGGTTATCGAGACGCGTCGCACCGTCGACTACGGGGACCTCTCGAGCGGTGCGCAGTCCGAACTCGACTACGCGATCGAGGACATCGTCGAGGACAACGAGGGCCGTTTCGTGGATTTCTTCAACGATGCTCAGCCGATCACGACCCGACTACATTCTCTCAACCTCCTGCCAGGGATCGGAAAGAAACTCCGGAACGGGATTCTCGACGAGCGAAAGCGAAAGCCCTTCGAGAGTTTCGAGGAACTCACCGAACGGGTCGACGGGCTTCACAATCCGAAGGAAGTCCTCGTCGACCGAATCCTCGAAGAGATCCGCGAGGAGGATCTCAAATACCGGACGTTCGCCCGTCGTGACGACTGA
- a CDS encoding AEC family transporter: MDVLTRLAVMIGLLTVGVGLRRVGVLDATRVEWLNSVAFYVVLPALVFNSTYDKPLSEIVTPTLLVGLVGVLGITAGVGWLVHRRIDDDGARAAATVQSYHTNLGYIGLPVVASALGERAAGIGSVILGMGALVQIPLTVSILVAVTGNSRNFRSEVRRLATNPVLVALVIGLAVSRSPATVTGIPADVIALVAEAALPVALLCVGGSIQLQSMEADRSIVGPVLAMKLLVMPVVAWVVYAALGADLWTLRTAVVMFGAPAAVSTFVYVTEMGGDRRLASILVFLSTVASAFTLSAWIAIVP, from the coding sequence ATGGACGTGTTGACGCGGCTGGCCGTGATGATCGGTTTGCTCACCGTGGGGGTCGGGCTCCGGCGGGTCGGCGTCCTCGACGCGACGCGGGTCGAGTGGCTCAACAGTGTCGCCTTCTACGTGGTGTTGCCGGCACTCGTGTTCAACTCGACGTACGACAAACCGCTGTCTGAGATCGTCACGCCGACGCTGCTGGTTGGGCTGGTCGGCGTCCTGGGAATAACCGCCGGCGTCGGGTGGCTCGTCCACCGCCGGATCGACGACGACGGGGCGCGGGCCGCCGCGACGGTCCAGTCATATCACACGAACCTGGGCTATATCGGCCTCCCGGTGGTCGCGAGTGCGCTCGGTGAACGCGCGGCCGGGATCGGCAGCGTCATCCTCGGGATGGGCGCGCTCGTCCAGATCCCGCTGACCGTCTCGATCCTGGTCGCGGTGACTGGCAACAGCCGGAATTTCCGTAGCGAAGTCCGGAGACTGGCCACCAACCCCGTCCTCGTCGCGCTCGTCATCGGGCTTGCGGTCTCGCGCTCGCCGGCGACGGTGACCGGCATCCCGGCCGACGTGATCGCGCTGGTCGCCGAGGCGGCGCTGCCGGTCGCGTTGCTCTGTGTCGGGGGCTCCATCCAGCTCCAGTCCATGGAAGCCGATCGCTCGATCGTCGGGCCAGTACTCGCGATGAAACTCCTCGTGATGCCGGTGGTCGCCTGGGTGGTCTACGCCGCCCTGGGTGCCGACCTCTGGACGCTCCGGACCGCTGTCGTGATGTTCGGCGCTCCCGCGGCCGTCTCGACGTTCGTCTACGTCACCGAGATGGGTGGCGACCGTCGGCTGGCGTCGATCCTCGTCTTTCTCTCGACTGTCGCCTCGGCGTTTACACTGTCGGCCTGGATCGCCATCGTGCCGTGA
- a CDS encoding DNA-directed RNA polymerase subunit L, which yields MELQVIEKDDTSLSIEISGEDHTFMNVLKGALLETDGVDAATYDMNPEQSGGQTDPILTIKTESGTDALDALEAGAQYVIEKADTFEAAYEDAAA from the coding sequence ATGGAACTGCAGGTCATCGAAAAGGACGATACGTCCTTGTCTATCGAGATCTCCGGCGAGGATCACACGTTCATGAACGTCCTCAAGGGCGCACTCTTGGAGACCGACGGCGTCGACGCAGCGACCTACGACATGAACCCCGAGCAGTCAGGCGGCCAGACCGATCCCATCCTCACGATCAAAACGGAGAGCGGTACCGACGCACTCGACGCGCTCGAGGCGGGCGCACAGTACGTCATCGAGAAGGCAGACACGTTCGAGGCGGCATACGAAGACGCTGCCGCCTGA
- a CDS encoding HemK2/MTQ2 family protein methyltransferase, protein MTDAEEPADAEATDRPSLAEQRGVDAVYGASEDSHLLAEAAVEGATAGERAIDVGTGSGYVASALAEAGVEVVGTDLNPAACQQARDAGIPVARANLLDPFLADSFDLVTFNPPYLPSTPDTEWGDWMQTALSGGEDGRAAVDPFLADVGRVLEDGGRALLLVSSLTGIEAVQEYATAQGLESSIVAEESFPFERLVVLRCVPR, encoded by the coding sequence ATGACTGACGCCGAGGAGCCGGCTGACGCCGAAGCGACCGATCGACCGTCCCTGGCCGAGCAGCGCGGGGTCGACGCTGTGTACGGCGCGAGTGAAGACTCCCATCTGCTCGCGGAGGCTGCCGTCGAGGGAGCGACGGCGGGCGAGCGAGCGATCGATGTCGGGACTGGATCGGGATACGTCGCGAGCGCGCTCGCCGAAGCGGGCGTCGAGGTGGTCGGGACGGATCTCAACCCGGCTGCCTGCCAACAGGCACGCGATGCCGGGATCCCGGTCGCGCGGGCGAACCTGCTCGATCCGTTCCTGGCTGATAGCTTCGATCTGGTGACGTTCAATCCGCCATATCTCCCGTCGACGCCCGACACGGAGTGGGGCGACTGGATGCAAACGGCTCTATCCGGTGGCGAGGACGGTCGCGCGGCCGTCGATCCGTTTCTGGCGGACGTTGGTCGCGTGCTCGAAGATGGCGGTCGAGCGCTCCTGTTGGTCAGCAGTCTGACCGGGATCGAGGCGGTACAAGAGTACGCCACAGCGCAGGGCCTCGAATCGTCGATCGTCGCCGAGGAATCCTTTCCGTTCGAGCGGCTGGTCGTCTTGCGGTGTGTGCCGAGGTAG
- a CDS encoding zinc ribbon domain-containing protein gives MVPDSHSDRGCPKCGHEETDVGEISTTGGGLSKMFDIQTNSFTVVSCTNCGYSELYRDTTSGASDFVDVFLG, from the coding sequence ATGGTCCCCGATAGCCATTCCGACCGCGGCTGCCCGAAGTGTGGACACGAAGAAACCGACGTCGGTGAGATTTCCACGACCGGCGGCGGTCTGAGCAAGATGTTCGACATCCAGACGAATAGCTTCACCGTGGTATCGTGCACCAACTGCGGGTACTCGGAACTCTATCGCGATACGACCAGCGGTGCCAGCGACTTCGTCGACGTCTTCCTCGGATGA
- a CDS encoding RNA polymerase Rpb4 family protein — MTIFKEKLEEEYLTFAEAKGLLADIERERAADEDREMPYELTRAIEHANRFATLDIEESAEFVEELLDVEKVDEPTAYKIANLTPQDRDELRAIYAQERYTLSGDELDDILDVVAKYV, encoded by the coding sequence ATGACCATCTTCAAGGAGAAACTCGAAGAGGAGTACCTCACCTTTGCGGAGGCGAAGGGTCTGCTTGCGGACATCGAGCGCGAGCGGGCAGCCGACGAGGACCGGGAGATGCCATACGAGCTCACCCGGGCCATCGAGCACGCCAACCGCTTTGCCACCCTCGATATCGAGGAGTCGGCGGAGTTCGTCGAGGAACTCCTCGACGTCGAGAAGGTCGACGAGCCGACTGCCTACAAGATCGCCAACCTGACCCCCCAGGATCGGGACGAACTCCGGGCGATCTACGCCCAGGAGCGCTATACGCTCTCGGGCGACGAACTCGACGACATTCTCGACGTCGTCGCGAAGTACGTCTAA